The Micromonospora sp. NBC_01740 genome includes a window with the following:
- a CDS encoding pectate lyase family protein gives MLTTLNPDGPPRPGRRRRLLAAVGLAAALVAPASPANAALPTTPPAPPAPTAASGNAPAAAASGTAPQAAAGTASRTAPGPAPAAAADGFASVHALGQNGTTGGAGGPVVTVTTTAQFLDHIARPGPYVVQVAGTITLPAGGNDGMWNVASDKTIVGLGDDATLAGGGLNIGVPVDDDVTSPPANAVHNIIIRNLHLTGATDDLINVQMFSHHIWIDHNEFSDGDDGAVDIKRGSDFVTVSWNHFHDHDKTLLLGHDEDAGPQDIGRLRVTYHHNFFDRSDQRNPRVRFSALAHVYNNHYNDNSYGVASTYDAAVLMENNYFYSVNNPGRVDFSGDLGRIVERGNILVACNHAIETRGTVPDPRGYYPYTLDPAASVPTIVPAGAGPGRTTALAAPASVAPVPAVAGPDGFAAVAALGQNGTTGGAGGPTVTATNAADFLEHIDTVGPLVIQVTGRIAITSKQGVRPNKTIVGVGNAEITGGGLDFYRSYNVIVRNINFTNAEDDAVNVGQNSHHIWIDHNRFSGAVDGSVDIVRGADYVTVSWNHFDHADKSMLIGHSDGSASTDVGRLKVSIHHNFFDNSRQRHPRVRFGEPVHVYNNYFLGNALYGVASTENAGVLVEGNYFRDVPHPLWSASGYADSGPGRAVQRHNVYVGSGAPETNGTVVEPRTYYPYSLDPAADVPALVLAGAGTGRI, from the coding sequence ATGCTCACGACCCTCAACCCGGACGGGCCGCCACGGCCCGGGCGTCGCCGACGGCTGCTCGCCGCCGTCGGCCTCGCCGCCGCACTGGTGGCACCGGCGTCACCGGCCAACGCCGCGCTCCCGACCACCCCGCCGGCTCCACCCGCCCCGACGGCCGCATCCGGCAACGCTCCGGCCGCAGCGGCATCCGGGACCGCCCCGCAGGCAGCGGCCGGCACCGCCTCGCGGACGGCGCCCGGCCCTGCTCCGGCTGCGGCGGCGGACGGGTTCGCCAGCGTCCACGCCCTCGGCCAGAACGGGACCACCGGTGGCGCCGGCGGGCCGGTCGTCACGGTCACCACCACCGCGCAGTTCCTCGACCACATCGCCCGCCCGGGGCCGTACGTCGTCCAGGTCGCCGGCACCATCACGCTGCCCGCCGGCGGCAACGACGGGATGTGGAACGTCGCCTCCGACAAGACGATCGTCGGTCTCGGCGACGACGCGACGCTCGCCGGCGGAGGGCTCAACATCGGCGTGCCCGTCGACGACGACGTGACCTCGCCCCCGGCGAACGCGGTGCACAACATCATCATCCGGAACCTGCACCTCACCGGCGCGACCGACGACCTGATCAACGTCCAGATGTTCTCGCACCACATCTGGATCGACCACAACGAGTTCTCCGACGGCGACGACGGCGCGGTCGACATCAAGCGCGGCTCGGACTTCGTCACGGTCTCCTGGAACCACTTCCACGACCACGACAAGACGCTGCTGCTCGGCCACGACGAGGACGCCGGCCCGCAGGACATCGGCCGGCTGCGGGTCACGTACCACCACAACTTCTTCGACCGCTCCGACCAGCGCAACCCGCGGGTGCGCTTCTCCGCGCTCGCACACGTCTACAACAACCACTACAACGACAACAGCTACGGGGTGGCCTCCACGTACGACGCCGCCGTGCTGATGGAGAACAACTACTTCTACAGCGTGAACAATCCGGGCCGGGTCGACTTCAGCGGCGACCTCGGCCGCATCGTCGAGCGGGGCAACATCCTGGTCGCCTGCAACCACGCGATCGAGACCCGGGGCACGGTGCCGGACCCGCGCGGGTACTACCCGTACACCCTCGACCCGGCCGCGAGCGTGCCGACCATCGTCCCGGCGGGTGCCGGGCCCGGCAGGACCACGGCCCTCGCCGCGCCGGCCTCCGTCGCGCCGGTGCCGGCCGTCGCGGGCCCGGACGGCTTCGCCGCCGTGGCGGCCCTCGGCCAGAACGGCACCACCGGCGGCGCCGGCGGGCCGACGGTGACCGCGACCAACGCCGCGGACTTCCTGGAACACATCGACACGGTGGGCCCGCTGGTCATCCAGGTGACCGGGCGGATCGCGATCACCAGCAAGCAGGGGGTACGCCCGAACAAGACCATCGTCGGGGTCGGCAACGCCGAGATCACCGGCGGCGGGCTGGACTTCTACCGGTCGTACAACGTGATCGTCCGCAACATCAACTTCACGAACGCGGAGGACGACGCGGTCAACGTCGGCCAGAACTCGCACCACATCTGGATCGACCACAACCGCTTCTCCGGCGCGGTGGACGGCTCGGTCGACATCGTCCGGGGCGCCGACTACGTGACGGTGTCGTGGAACCACTTCGATCACGCGGACAAGTCCATGCTGATCGGCCACTCCGACGGCTCGGCCTCCACCGACGTGGGCCGGCTGAAGGTCAGCATCCACCACAACTTCTTCGACAACAGCCGCCAGCGGCACCCCCGGGTCCGCTTCGGCGAGCCGGTGCACGTCTACAACAACTACTTCCTCGGCAACGCCCTCTACGGCGTGGCGTCGACGGAGAACGCCGGCGTGCTGGTGGAGGGGAACTACTTCCGCGACGTGCCGCACCCGCTGTGGTCGGCGAGCGGCTACGCCGACAGCGGACCCGGCCGG
- a CDS encoding GTP-binding protein, whose product MDYGHSERPAGATPLPTAIKILVAGGFGVGKTTMVGAVSETRPLRTEEVLTESGVGIDDLSGVESKTTTTVAMDFGRITISDDLVLYLFGTPGQDRFWFVWDELALGALGAVVLADTRRLADCFPSIDYFEGRGTPFVVAVNCFEGSRQYRLDEVQAALNLDPGVPVLLCDARQRESSKEVLITLMEHAMKTREARRRAAATD is encoded by the coding sequence ATGGACTACGGGCACTCTGAGCGGCCGGCGGGAGCGACGCCACTGCCCACCGCGATCAAGATCCTCGTCGCGGGTGGCTTCGGCGTGGGCAAGACCACCATGGTCGGTGCGGTCAGCGAGACGCGTCCGCTGCGTACGGAGGAGGTGTTGACCGAGTCCGGCGTCGGCATCGACGACCTCTCCGGGGTGGAGAGCAAGACGACCACCACCGTGGCGATGGACTTCGGCCGCATCACCATCAGCGACGACCTGGTGCTCTACCTCTTCGGCACCCCTGGCCAGGACCGGTTCTGGTTCGTCTGGGACGAGCTGGCGCTCGGCGCGCTCGGCGCGGTGGTGCTGGCCGACACCCGGCGGCTGGCCGACTGCTTCCCCTCGATCGACTACTTCGAGGGCAGGGGCACGCCGTTCGTGGTGGCGGTCAACTGCTTCGAGGGAAGCCGGCAGTACCGGCTCGACGAGGTGCAGGCGGCGCTCAACCTCGACCCGGGCGTGCCGGTGCTGCTCTGCGACGCGCGGCAGCGGGAGTCCAGCAAGGAGGTGCTCATCACGCTGATGGAGCACGCCATGAAGACCCGCGAGGCCCGCCGCCGCGCCGCCGCCACCGACTGA
- a CDS encoding DUF742 domain-containing protein, translating to MTVQGESSEHQWVDDHAGPVVRPYAMTRGRARPVTGTFDLISLVTATRADVIPEVGLGPEHLAIVGLCQRIQSVAEIAAHLDLPVGTIRVLLGDLAARSLVQVREPHTTAGLPDNSVFEAVINGLRAL from the coding sequence ATGACGGTGCAGGGGGAGTCCTCGGAGCACCAGTGGGTCGACGACCATGCCGGCCCGGTCGTGCGCCCGTACGCGATGACGCGCGGCCGGGCCCGGCCGGTCACCGGCACGTTCGACCTGATCTCCCTGGTGACGGCGACCCGTGCGGACGTGATCCCGGAGGTCGGACTGGGCCCGGAGCACCTGGCGATAGTCGGGCTCTGCCAGCGGATCCAGTCCGTCGCCGAGATCGCCGCCCACCTGGACCTGCCGGTGGGCACCATCCGGGTCCTGCTCGGTGACCTGGCGGCCCGCAGCCTGGTGCAGGTACGCGAGCCGCACACCACAGCCGGCCTTCCCGACAACAGCGTTTTCGAGGCGGTAATCAATGGACTACGGGCACTCTGA
- a CDS encoding roadblock/LC7 domain-containing protein, translating to MAQKTASSADLTWLLDDLVGRVKQADHAVALSTDGLLMAASRGLGRDDAEHLAAMAAGIQSLARGAGKRFGGGQVQQTIIEMQSSFLFVTAAGRNACLAVLASEDADVGLIAYEMAMLVTRVGKYVASPSRTGEQQTGEK from the coding sequence GTGGCGCAGAAGACGGCTTCGAGTGCCGACCTGACGTGGTTGCTGGATGATCTGGTCGGCCGGGTGAAGCAGGCCGACCACGCGGTCGCGCTCTCTACGGACGGCCTGTTGATGGCCGCCTCGCGAGGGCTGGGCCGGGACGACGCCGAGCACCTGGCGGCCATGGCGGCCGGCATCCAGAGCCTGGCCCGGGGCGCGGGCAAGCGCTTCGGCGGCGGGCAGGTGCAGCAGACCATCATCGAGATGCAGTCGTCGTTCCTGTTCGTCACGGCGGCCGGGCGCAACGCCTGCCTGGCCGTCCTCGCCAGCGAGGACGCCGACGTCGGCCTGATCGCCTACGAGATGGCGATGCTGGTCACCCGCGTCGGCAAGTACGTGGCGTCGCCCTCGCGGACCGGCGAGCAGCAGACCGGCGAGAAGTAG
- a CDS encoding sensor histidine kinase, which produces MALLASLVALWAFAAWVTLREGVSLLWVQVLDAQVAQPGEPLVLELQAERRASAAYLGGSGAAEREQLDAQWRRTEGVADDFRKSVSSWRVDLAADESQRQIDTVVSGLDRLAAVRESIRDRQVDRAAATREYTELIDSVLRMYGSLGNLDDEQFTRETAALIQLVRIRELMSQEDALVTGALAAGRMTPEETAAFARATGAQRYLDSQVRTDLSSGDRARYEALVGGEAYTAFRSLEDRVVQGRAGGAPPVSAAEWRAAADVVVGEQQRFIIEAGDALVERAAPIAVGVVLRLVLAAGLGLLAVVASIVVSITTARALVQQLERLREAAIRLANERLPSVVERLGHGEEVDIAKEAPPLEFGDDEIGQVGKAFNAVQETAIRTAVEQADLRRNVREVFLSLARRTQALVHRQLTLLDAMERREHDAEELEDLFRVDHLATRMRRNAENLIVLSGSTPGRAWRRNVPMVDVVRGAVAEVEDYTRVNVLPLGAVSLTGRAVGDVIHLLAELIENGLSFSPPHTSVEVRGQQVANGFAIEIEDRGLGMSEEDLAAANHRIVDQSELNLANASRLGLYVVSRLTERHGVRVQLKESAYGGTTAVVLIPAELVTAADEDPSTSGGFPAGLPAGVPVAGASGQAPPAAEPPLATAPVALAEPLAPRPRPAPDAEAAASGDADGGALPTRSRGRSLPTTGPALDPRLPVRPRGGSEQYALDGPTFPTGLPVAARPAPAEAPDTTGTPAPEAATGSTTTGGPAPTARQVTARTDSGLPVRVRQASIVPELRDDPAAGGDDDGDEDMARPPEQVRRMMSSYQTGTRRGRTDAARLLGGAGDSRTEAGEEPDAGDDLQAT; this is translated from the coding sequence GTGGCTCTGCTGGCCTCACTCGTTGCGCTGTGGGCGTTCGCCGCGTGGGTGACCCTCCGGGAGGGCGTCAGTCTCCTCTGGGTGCAGGTGCTCGACGCCCAGGTCGCCCAGCCGGGTGAGCCGCTGGTGCTCGAGTTGCAGGCGGAACGCCGGGCGTCCGCGGCGTACCTGGGCGGTTCGGGCGCGGCCGAGCGGGAGCAGCTCGACGCGCAGTGGCGGCGGACCGAGGGCGTCGCCGACGACTTCCGCAAGTCCGTCAGCAGCTGGCGGGTGGACCTGGCAGCCGACGAGAGCCAGCGGCAGATCGACACGGTCGTCAGCGGGCTGGACCGGCTCGCCGCCGTACGCGAGTCCATCCGCGACCGCCAGGTGGACCGCGCCGCCGCCACCCGGGAGTACACCGAACTCATCGACTCGGTCCTGCGGATGTACGGGTCGCTGGGCAACCTGGACGACGAACAGTTCACGCGGGAGACCGCGGCGCTGATCCAGCTCGTCCGGATCCGTGAACTCATGTCGCAGGAGGACGCCCTCGTCACCGGCGCCCTGGCCGCCGGCCGGATGACGCCCGAGGAGACCGCCGCCTTCGCCCGCGCCACCGGCGCCCAGCGCTACCTGGACAGCCAGGTCCGTACCGACCTGTCGAGCGGCGACCGGGCCCGTTACGAGGCACTCGTCGGCGGCGAGGCGTACACCGCGTTCCGGTCCCTGGAGGACCGCGTCGTGCAGGGACGGGCGGGCGGCGCGCCACCCGTGTCGGCGGCGGAGTGGCGCGCGGCGGCCGACGTGGTGGTCGGCGAGCAGCAGCGCTTCATCATCGAGGCCGGTGACGCGCTCGTCGAGCGGGCCGCGCCGATCGCCGTCGGCGTCGTCCTGCGGCTGGTGCTGGCCGCCGGTCTGGGCCTGCTCGCCGTCGTCGCCTCGATCGTCGTGTCGATCACCACCGCGCGGGCCCTGGTGCAGCAGTTGGAGCGGCTGCGCGAGGCCGCCATCCGGCTGGCCAACGAGCGGCTGCCCAGCGTCGTCGAGCGGCTCGGCCACGGCGAGGAGGTCGACATCGCCAAGGAGGCGCCTCCGCTCGAGTTCGGCGACGACGAGATCGGCCAGGTGGGCAAGGCGTTCAACGCCGTGCAGGAGACCGCCATCCGCACCGCCGTCGAGCAGGCCGACCTGCGCCGCAACGTACGCGAGGTCTTCCTCAGCCTGGCCCGGCGCACCCAGGCGCTGGTGCACCGCCAGCTCACCCTGCTCGACGCGATGGAGCGTCGCGAGCACGACGCCGAGGAACTGGAGGACCTGTTCCGGGTCGACCACCTCGCCACCCGGATGCGGCGCAACGCGGAGAACCTCATCGTGCTCTCCGGCTCCACCCCGGGCCGCGCCTGGCGGCGCAACGTGCCCATGGTCGACGTCGTCCGGGGCGCTGTCGCCGAGGTCGAGGACTACACCCGGGTCAACGTGCTGCCCCTCGGCGCGGTCTCGCTCACCGGCCGCGCGGTCGGCGACGTCATCCACCTGCTCGCGGAGCTGATCGAGAACGGGCTGTCGTTCTCCCCGCCGCACACCTCGGTCGAGGTGCGCGGGCAGCAGGTGGCCAACGGCTTCGCCATCGAAATCGAGGACCGTGGCCTGGGCATGAGCGAGGAGGACCTCGCCGCCGCGAACCACCGGATCGTCGACCAGTCCGAGCTGAACCTGGCCAACGCCTCCCGCCTCGGGCTCTACGTGGTCAGCCGGCTGACCGAGCGGCACGGCGTACGGGTGCAGCTCAAGGAGTCCGCGTACGGCGGCACCACCGCCGTCGTGCTGATCCCGGCCGAGCTGGTCACCGCCGCCGACGAGGACCCGAGCACCTCCGGCGGGTTCCCGGCCGGCCTGCCCGCCGGCGTCCCGGTGGCCGGCGCGTCCGGTCAGGCGCCGCCCGCCGCCGAGCCGCCGCTCGCCACGGCGCCGGTGGCACTGGCCGAGCCGCTCGCGCCCCGCCCCCGCCCGGCACCGGACGCCGAGGCCGCCGCCTCCGGGGACGCCGACGGTGGCGCCCTGCCGACCCGGTCGCGCGGCCGGAGCCTGCCGACGACGGGCCCGGCCCTCGACCCGCGGCTGCCCGTGCGTCCCCGTGGCGGCTCCGAGCAGTACGCCCTGGACGGCCCGACCTTCCCGACCGGCCTGCCCGTGGCCGCCCGGCCCGCGCCGGCGGAGGCGCCCGACACGACGGGGACCCCCGCACCGGAGGCGGCCACCGGCTCCACGACGACCGGCGGTCCGGCGCCGACGGCCCGCCAGGTGACGGCGCGTACCGACTCGGGCCTGCCGGTCCGGGTCCGGCAGGCCAGCATCGTGCCGGAACTCCGCGACGATCCGGCCGCCGGCGGGGACGACGACGGGGACGAGGACATGGCGCGCCCGCCGGAGCAGGTACGCCGGATGATGAGCTCCTACCAGACCGGCACCCGGCGGGGCCGTACCGACGCCGCCCGGCTGCTCGGTGGAGCGGGCGACAGCCGAACCGAGGCCGGCGAGGAACCCGACGCCGGCGACGACCTGCAAGCGACCTGA
- a CDS encoding prenyltransferase/squalene oxidase repeat-containing protein, producing the protein MTAAPVAVRDSGGAALAVAGRELVAAMLAAPDGTVSPSVYETGRLVSDAPWLPGHAERLRHLLAAQRADGGWGAPGAYGLVPTLSAVEALLSALRTPGRARPREAHRLSTAVDRGVAVLRDRLLVAAEPVPDMPGVDLIVPALIDRVDALLDGTAAPGRPAALPMPHGMTRHRAEAVGRLLAAGGPVPEKLWHAFEVLDERARVGLPARPVSGAVGASPAATAAWLGDPARPGADRSALEYLTGAVVRGGGPVPCTTPIAVFERAWVLSGLARVGAAADVPAELTGSLAAALGPTGAATSPGLPTDADTTAVTLFALARLGRPMAPDSLLAYDTGTHFCTWQGEDGASVTTNAHVLEALGWHARHRPGRPYADVARRVAGWLVDGQLADGSWTDRWHASPYYATASVAAGLAEYAPDTTGGRLDRAADWVRDTQRDDGSWGLWTGTPEETAYALQVLLGTGRTPRPGLATAVRRALAYLDEHRDEDGDGVPLWHDKDLYHPVLIVRAAVLAARHLARLSGHAGR; encoded by the coding sequence GTGACGGCGGCCCCGGTCGCCGTCCGGGACTCGGGAGGCGCCGCGCTCGCCGTCGCCGGCCGAGAACTGGTGGCGGCGATGCTGGCCGCCCCCGACGGCACGGTCTCGCCCTCGGTCTACGAGACCGGTCGGCTGGTCAGCGACGCCCCCTGGCTGCCGGGGCACGCCGAGCGGCTGCGTCACCTGCTGGCCGCCCAGCGCGCCGACGGCGGGTGGGGGGCGCCGGGCGCATACGGCCTGGTGCCGACCCTGAGCGCGGTGGAGGCGCTGCTGAGCGCCCTGCGCACGCCGGGGCGCGCCCGCCCACGGGAGGCGCACCGGCTCTCGACGGCCGTGGACCGGGGCGTCGCGGTGCTGCGGGACCGGCTGCTAGTCGCCGCCGAGCCCGTGCCGGACATGCCGGGCGTCGACCTGATCGTGCCCGCCCTGATCGACCGCGTCGACGCGCTCCTCGACGGCACGGCGGCACCCGGGCGGCCGGCGGCGCTGCCGATGCCGCACGGCATGACCCGGCACCGGGCCGAGGCGGTCGGGCGGCTCCTCGCCGCGGGCGGGCCCGTACCGGAGAAGCTGTGGCACGCCTTCGAGGTGCTCGACGAGCGGGCACGGGTGGGCCTGCCGGCCCGGCCCGTGTCCGGCGCCGTCGGGGCCTCGCCCGCAGCCACCGCAGCCTGGCTGGGCGATCCCGCCCGTCCCGGCGCGGACCGGAGCGCGCTGGAGTACCTGACCGGAGCCGTGGTGCGGGGCGGCGGGCCCGTGCCGTGCACGACACCCATCGCCGTGTTCGAGCGGGCCTGGGTGCTCAGCGGGCTGGCCCGGGTCGGCGCGGCGGCGGACGTCCCCGCCGAGCTGACCGGCAGCCTGGCCGCCGCGCTCGGACCGACGGGCGCGGCCACCTCGCCCGGCCTCCCGACGGACGCCGACACCACCGCCGTCACCCTCTTCGCGCTGGCCCGGCTCGGCCGCCCGATGGCGCCCGACAGCCTCCTGGCGTACGACACGGGCACGCACTTCTGCACCTGGCAGGGCGAGGACGGCGCGTCGGTCACCACGAACGCCCACGTCCTGGAGGCGCTCGGCTGGCATGCCCGGCACCGTCCGGGCCGCCCGTACGCCGACGTGGCGCGGCGGGTGGCCGGCTGGCTGGTGGACGGTCAGCTCGCCGACGGCAGCTGGACGGACCGCTGGCACGCCTCGCCGTACTACGCGACGGCCAGCGTCGCGGCGGGCCTCGCCGAGTACGCGCCCGACACCACCGGCGGCCGGCTCGACCGGGCGGCCGACTGGGTGCGCGACACCCAGCGCGACGACGGCTCGTGGGGGCTGTGGACGGGCACGCCGGAGGAGACCGCGTACGCCCTCCAGGTGCTGCTCGGCACGGGGCGAACGCCCCGGCCGGGCCTCGCCACCGCCGTGCGCCGCGCGCTCGCCTACCTCGATGAGCATCGCGACGAGGACGGTGACGGCGTTCCACTGTGGCATGACAAGGATCTCTACCACCCGGTGCTCATCGTGCGGGCCGCCGTGCTCGCGGCGCGGCACCTGGCGCGGCTGAGCGGCCACGCAGGACGGTGA
- a CDS encoding terpene synthase family protein has product MRDAQEQGRICGLAVRGQRDLQASAAAHPELFPADPFDTMLFANISLAIAFGAPWCTAGQLRAANRTVLWGFALDWLIDHRARSRDEVDGLVARCLAVAAGEPPAADDHLGGYLAALQGELATSDAFAAHRPLWRDRVDATVRAMAREWEWKAAWRPGDRSSLPSLDAYLDNADNHACTIVNVAHWLYTGDEATLARLDELVAVSDQVQRALRLVNDLGTYERDVRWGDLNALLLVEDRAEVEQRLAELVDTCHRMLDPLRETCPREADYLARQVGFSSGFYQLADFWGMS; this is encoded by the coding sequence ATGCGGGACGCGCAGGAACAGGGCCGGATCTGCGGCCTGGCGGTACGCGGCCAACGCGACCTCCAGGCGTCGGCCGCGGCGCACCCCGAACTGTTTCCCGCCGACCCGTTCGACACCATGTTGTTCGCCAACATCTCGCTGGCCATCGCCTTCGGCGCCCCGTGGTGCACGGCCGGGCAACTGCGCGCCGCGAACCGGACCGTGCTGTGGGGTTTCGCCCTCGACTGGCTGATCGACCACCGGGCGCGCTCCCGCGACGAGGTCGACGGCCTCGTCGCGCGCTGCCTCGCGGTGGCCGCCGGCGAGCCGCCCGCCGCCGACGACCACCTCGGCGGCTACCTGGCCGCGCTCCAGGGTGAGCTGGCGACGTCCGACGCCTTCGCGGCGCACCGTCCGCTGTGGCGGGACCGGGTGGACGCGACGGTGCGGGCGATGGCCCGCGAGTGGGAGTGGAAGGCGGCCTGGCGGCCCGGGGACCGGTCGTCCCTGCCGAGCCTCGACGCGTACCTGGACAACGCCGACAACCACGCCTGCACGATCGTCAACGTCGCGCACTGGCTCTACACCGGCGACGAGGCCACCCTCGCCCGGCTGGACGAGCTGGTCGCGGTCAGCGACCAGGTGCAGCGCGCCCTGCGCCTCGTCAACGACCTCGGCACCTACGAGCGGGACGTGCGCTGGGGCGACCTGAACGCGTTGCTGCTGGTCGAGGACCGCGCCGAGGTGGAGCAGCGGCTCGCCGAGCTGGTGGACACCTGCCACCGGATGCTGGACCCGCTCCGGGAGACCTGCCCGCGCGAGGCGGACTACCTGGCCCGGCAGGTCGGCTTCAGCAGCGGCTTCTACCAGCTGGCCGACTTCTGGGGCATGTCGTGA